ATATGCTATTTCAAagttcctttttctttttgacaCTTTTGGACTCTGGTAGAACTATTAACCTTGCAAAAGCATGATACTTCTAAACCAGGATTCTTTAATTTGTCCTATGCTTCTGTTTTCCAGTTTCATAAGAATTCTTTATGTGCTGTCTACTTTAATTTGTGCATGCACAAATAACTTTTCTTATGTAATCTACTGTTCCATGTACATATTACTTGTTATATTTTGTTGCCATGCCATTTACGATTTACCTGAGTTATGCAACAATTGTGCAGAAAAAGCCGCTACCTGAGTTTTGGAGGGAGCATCCAGTGGTAAGTGTTCTTACCATTGTTTTAAGTATTTTACTTTTCTTATTATAGATGGACCCATGTCATGACTTacacattttcatacaaaaatctTGACACTTTCTGTGTCATCTGTTTTATCATAATTTCTGCTAAATATATTTGGAAATGGTTTTGATGATTCTGTGACTGATAAAAATTATTCTCTGTTGCAGCCTGCTGATACATCTAGGATTCATAATTGTATACCTGATGAACATTATGTTGCGACCTTGCTTGCTGTAAGTTGTTTTGTAGGCTAAGACTTTATAGTCGTGAAGCCACAGGGTTAATCCTTGCAAATGTACTAATAGGCTAAACAATCAAGTTTTATCTGATCCAGAAACACTTTCCATTTAATGCAGCAAGAAGGACAAGAAGGAGAAATCACCCGAAGAACCCTAACTCACACATCTTGGGATCTTTCATCCTCCAAGAAAAAACGTGAACGACAAGGGTGGCATCCTGTCACTTACAAGTTAGCCGATGCTACCCCCATGCTCATTCGATCTATCAAGGTATTCTTCAGTAATCCATGATTCATTCCATTTGTGTGGGCAAGATGGTGTTTCTCCTTCTGCATCTTCTCTTTTCAAATAGAAAGAATGTTTAAGTAaatgcattttctattttcgttTCTCTAgtgattttcatttcttcagaaaattgagaattattttcgTTTCTCTAgtgtttttcatttcttcagaaaattgagaatttctTCAATTGAAACGCACCCATATGGTTTTGATAAATTCACGTCTGCACTACTTCTGTATGCTTGGACAGGATATAGACATTTATTGTTTTCGGTTCtctagtttttcatttttcttcagaaaaaattgagaatttctTCGATTGAAGCTCCCGTATAGTTTTGATAAATTCACATCTGCACTACTTTTGGACAGGATGTAGACAACATTTACTATGAGACAGAGTATCGCAGAGAGTGGTGCACTAGCAGGGGAAAACCTGCCCCGTGCTTCCTTTTTGCAAGAAAATTTACACGGCCAGCCGCTCTAAGGCTGCTCAACATGGTAAGTTCACGTCATCCATATACTGTGACTAattttatatatgcatgtgaCGGTCTCTCATTCTCTCTTCTAAAATGTTCATTCCTTCTTGTATGTATGTCTCCAGTCTTCGCTTGGAGTTTCCAGAGAAGAGAACAAACAAACTGCGACTTCCATAGAATAGTACGAATCTGATATTGAATACCACTTGAAGATATTAGGCTTATTAGTAGTTTCTCAAAATGTACGAGTATGAAATATTAATGCGTgtatattacattattttatctGAGAATGTAATAAAGGATGGTGTTCACAATGCATCTTGTTTCGATCTGTGGACCTATTGCCGTGAGCTCAAATTAAAAGTTGTTCTGTTGGGAATATTGGCAAAAGTTATACCCTCAAGGTGGATTCATCTTTTAACAATTTAAATCCACCTtttaacaatttaaataatgaacattatatagattgtgtattttagacccgaatttaaaattaaaaaattgtgtatactttcgaaaatatgtattttagacCTGGATTCAACATTCAGAAATTGTGTACATTCAAGTGTTGTATTTTAGACCCAAATCTATCTTATAAGTTGGACCTGGTGTATAGAATAATTTGTGGAAGACTGGAAGATGGGCTAAAATTAGAGCTCATCCCATCATCACTTCGATgatcaaattaaacaatttgGTTAAAGAAATGCACCATTTACCATTAACACAAAAACCACCACAACACTACACTTGATCAAATCATACAAATGTCACGCTCACGAAACACAACAAATACACTAACAAGAAGCTCTTAATCAAGAGCTGAAACCAAACGACaacattaaaatcaaatataatacaCAAGTACTCAACATCTGCATTCTACATTATTCCCTGGCCTGCTTGCATGGAATCCACGGATATCGATCAACACCTCAATCCCCCCTTCACGCCGTCGTCCATGTACCTTGATCTTTCCCGGTGTCTTGAGCCGTGTTCTGAATCGTCTGACCCACATCCTTAGTCTTCTGCCCCAATTGAACCACCGCATCCTGCATGCGCCTCTTGGTCCACACCATCTGCTCCGGCACCGACTTCCCCTGCCTCAAGTAATCCAGAAGCCACGACAACGACGACAAACCCGACAACCCAAGCGCGCCCGAGGTCAGAAACCCGGTGACCGCTAGCCCGATTGCAATGACAGCGGGCACAATAACGGGGCTGAAGAGGAGAAACAGCGGGATGGCAACCATAAGGCCAATCAGAGTCCCGGCGAGGGTTATCCCGGCAAGGCCCAGCAGGGTCCCACATACGGGGAGGAGAGTGATGATTGCGAGGATTTGGGTGGCCGAGGGACCCGCAGCATGATGAGACGGGTTATTATAGTGGCCCGCTTTCACGCCGGCCTCGAAGCCGTGGTGGTACTGCGGGTGGACTTGGAGCTGCTGCGTTGGCGTACGGGTGGCCATGGGGTGGAATTGGAAGTGAAGTTTGCAGAAAATTAAAAGGTGGATTATTTAAGATGGAAAAGGGGGATGATAGGGTGGAGATATATAAGGGAAAGGGTGGGTGCAACGTGTTGTTATGCATGCGTGACATGAGTCTAAGGCTTCTGCATGACTAACATGTAGCGTCTCTTGCGGCTTTAAAACGTTGTGTCGGTGCGTCGCACTTGCCACCGATCAGCGGTGATCTTCGAATATGGACATCaagttatattatttaatttaatggaaAATTTTACCTTCTTTTTGGGCCTTAAATGAACTACTGGCCCAAAAAGCCCCAATCAATAAAGAATCCAATGGGGGAAATCTACACCTTAATTTCTCATTGTACTTGGGCTTCCAGTGGGTCGTAAGCCCGTAagattaatactccgtaatagttAAAGGAATGAGGCAAATTATTCCGTGGgcactgaatgttcataatttatatactgaatattcacaatttgaattataaatattcagtatgtaaattgtgaaagATAGACCCGGGCCTATAGTATAACTATTGAATTGATGaccatcaaattaaaataatagcgATTAGAATTGTAAAACAAAAAtgtctatttaaaaaaaagtgataaattaccaaaaattttGACAATGTGGGATAAAAATGTTTCCAAATGTTCCCACTAGACCATTGGTCCAGTGGGAACTTAATCTAGGTAGTTATGACAATGAGTTTGGGGCATTATTTCACCCCTAGCCGTTGGATATCCAAATGTGTTAAAGGGTCGCTTGGGGTGGTGGAATGCTCCCACTGCACCACTTTAAACGCCTTCTTAAAGGCATGAACCCCACACCTTTAATTAATTAGACTCCATTTGTTACCCAAGCAAATTGAGAACTCAAAGGGACAACAACATCAATGAAATGAGGTGATAAGTTTTATATATCATCAAAtctgattttattattattattattgtgatgtCACATGCATACATAAATATGTTATGTCCTATCAAATAACCAGCCAACCATGCAGATTCCCCTTACCAAAATAAAGTACTACTTGAATTCCCATGCTATTATACTCCctgctttatttttttacatagaAGTTTGATTTTGACACTTTTATTGAgaacaatcaaatgaaaataacttaTTATATCTTGCCACTTCAAGCGGTAAAAGTGATAAAAGTATAAAATGAGAGTTCATGTAGTAGAACTCCTCCCATAACTGTGTGGGAACATTCAGAACTAGTACGGACCACAACATTATATTGacaacacatatatatgtacgtagCTCCTTAAAACTGGAGCcttgtatacatatacatgtttatgtatatacacacacatatatatagctcTAGAGATTCAATTCatggaattgaataaattcaacaatcagCATCTACCACCTCAGGGTAATACGGCGACCGATCACCGGCGGCCGGAGGTGGCATTCCAAACTCATTATCGGAAGCCCTCTGTTGATTATTATCACGATACGCCGCCGTTTGATTCATCGTCACAAATTCCATTCCCGGATATCCCTGATGATGATGGGGAAGGGGCTTTGCGGTGGCGTATCGCATCAGATCGGCGTTGGCGTCGTCCAGCTCCTTCTGGAGGCGGATGACGTGGCGCTGCAGCACGGAGATGGCGGCTACGCAGCCGTAAACGGGGTCCTTTGTACGCGCCTCCGCCTCGTAGGCGAGGGAGTTCACGGCGTCTTGCCGCTGGTGCGGCGGGATGGCGCTTAGCGTCTTGCCGACGTTGCTGGCGCCGAAGATCCGGTGGACGTTGGCGAACTGCTGCGGCTCCTCCGCCGGGAAGTACGGCGCGAAGATGCAGTCCGGCAGGCATTTCCGCCGCAGAAACTTGCAGGCCGCGCAAGGAGGGTTTGAATAGCTGCTGGAACTTGAagaggaaggagaagaagaaaaagacataTCCTTTGTATATATCTATGATGCAACACACTATATTTTCATATCCGGCCTGCATATATACAAAAACAACACCACTTTTAGTTCATTAAATGTAAGCATCAatggaactttttttttttttttttttttggtaacccaatttttttttttcctccttatCTTAGGCTCATGAGGAGGTAAATTGAGTATAAGGATTCAATCTAAATTCAAATTCTCAATATTTGTGACAATAATTGAATCATCACCATGTTATCAAAAGTAAATTTTAAGTgaaatttttcatttgtttaactTGCCGTCAGCCTATGCAACGGACTTGATCCAAAGATTATTGGTAAAATAATCAAACTTATTATCTTATAATGCAAGAATCATATTTCATTCGAGAAGACGGGTGGCgccatttgggagcaaaatggAAGCCTAATCTATTATTGAGTACAATCACACATGGTGATATAGCTAGTTTGTAAGGTTATATATATCATACAAGTATGATGTTCTTGCCTATTAATTAAGAAACAATTAAGGAGATCCAAGGGTGTGCATAATAATAAATTCCCTTAGACACAAAGAGATAAATCGCACTAGAAAAATTGTATATCACAAGCTTGACTGAAATGTGTTAGtaagaattaaatttaattttgacctAAAAATTAGGTTCTACCACTTGATGTTGTGGTGttctaattaacatatatatagatactgCGTCAAATGCGGACATGACTTTCTGTGCGGTCGATGCGAAttacaccactatatatacataaatgcaccacacagtgttcgaaaatgtaccaaaataaaatacacaaatgcatcacacaccaaaaaaatgcaccacaccttATGGTGCATTTCCAAACACTTTGTGATGCATTTATGCGAAAATAATGGTGACGCTAAGGCCGCACAAAAAGACTTGCCCGCACATAACCTGgccctatatgtgtgtgtgtaaatcCTGGTATAGACATTAAATTGCATATCAAACTAACCTACTATATGTATTGTCAAGCTTCAATTCATTCTTGAAATTAAAAGATAATTGATGGCAAGTTTGGAAGTAGTACTGGCAGGCAAATAAGGTTATGTAGGGTTAGGGCATCATGTGGACTTACTTCCGGTTTCTAAGACTTTATGGTGAGGTGATATCCGACATTCGCCCTGCAAAGTTCCGCGAAACTAGACTTTATCTCTGCATTAATAATCATAGAACTCATCCAAATTGATGGAACATTTTATCTATGTTTCCTACACAAACTAATCTGTCTGCTCTGTCACCTGCAATCCCCCATTGCCAGATCTACCAAACTTGTCTGATCTGATCACCATAATCATCACTCACCCAAATCaatacatacaaaaaaaaaaatgaagataatatatatatctacacgTACATACAGTACATACCTTTATGATTTCTTGATTATATTGCTGTATGGTGGGGATCGGAGAGATCTTCGAAGTTATCTCACTTGATCTGCTGTCTTTCTAGCTTGAAAGCTAAAGCTATATATGCAACCCTTTATTGTgcaaaaatgagaaagaagagGGTTATGTGCAGGGAGAAAACCCTAGAAGAAGATATATGGAGTGGAAAAGATGATGATAATGGCGAAGGGTGGAGGGTGAGTGGATCAATATAATCCTGATATTTTTGAAGGATGGAGTGCAAGTGGCACACTAAATAGGGATTATTAGGGCAATAATAATGATTAGGAAAGAGTAACTATTAaatcacttttaaaaaaatcgtTTTTACTCGACCGACATATAAGTTTGAACCTTAAATTTAAAGACATATCATTACTCTTTCTTGCCTCTCAAAAGGGCGGAGGAAGTAAATTACACGATGTGTTTCAACTGGCTTAAATATAGGCTCTCGATCAAATGGTTGCATTGTACAATAATGCCATACACCATGCGGCCgctaacaaaacaaaacttatgaacttattttgtATTGATTGACAAATTGAGATGTATCCTGAGCATGACTTGACCTAAAATATAATTAGCTTACATGCAATTATCAGTGActataaaatgattaaaatcaTTGAAGTAATTTGTTTATACTTGACccgatatatataattagtttaaaCGCAATTATATAATGCAAAATAAGTAGACGATTATAAGTATTAAGtcattaaacaaattaaaatgttgtCCTTCTAACTCCTAATCTTGACTTCATATAAATTTACCATGTTTGTGAGTCTCGCATGGGACTACCCACAGTTGGCATATGGTCATGCTGACCATTCATATAAGAAACGGTGCCGTTTAGCTTAAACTCTGGCCGGCCTTGTGGGCTTTAAGCAAGTGTTAATGGGCTTGTTAGTCGCATTAGTTAGCCCATACTATTTCTATGGTTATCCAGAGCCCAGAGGCGTCGATTTCTGGCGCGCGGCCGTTTCAGAAATCTGCAGCAATGCCGCTTGCTCTGCTCAAGTCCCGCTTGCTCGAATTGTTCACCGGTTTACCTGAATTACACCGGTGAACGTCCGATCTCGTCCTCCTGCAGAAATCTGCAGCGATGCCGAAGCATTACAGGCATGCGGTAAGTTGAACCTCTGCAAGTCTTNtttttttttttttttttttttggtaacccaattttattttttcctccttATCTTAGGCTCATGAGGAGGTAAATTGAGTATAAGGATTCAATCTAAATTCAAATTCTCAATATTTGTGACAATAATTGAATCATCACCATGTTATCAAAAGTAAATTTTAAGTgaaatttttcatttgtttaactTGCCGTCAGCCTATGCAACGGACTTGATCCAAAGATTATTGGTAAAATAATCAAACTTATTATCTTATAATGCAAGAATCATATTTCATTCGAGAAGACGGGTGGCgccatttgggagcaaaatggAAGCCTAATCTATTATTGAGTACAATCACACATGGTGATATAGCTAGTTTGTAAGGTTATATATATCATACAAGTATGATGTTCTTGCCTATTAATTAAGAAACAATTAAGGAGATCCAAGGGTGTGCATAATAATAAATTCCCTTAGACACAAAGAGATAAATCGCACTAGAAAAATTGTATATCACAAGCTTGACTGAAATGTGTTAGtaagaattaaatttaattttgacctAAAAATTAGGTTCTACCACTTGATGTTGTGGTGttctaattaacatatatatagatactgCGTCAAATGCGGACATGACTTTCTGTGCGGTCGATGCGAAttacaccactatatatacataaatgcaccacacagtgttcgaaaatgtaccaaaataaaatacacaaatgcatcacacaccaaaaaaatgcaccacaccttATGGTGCATTTCCAAACACTTTGTGATGCATTTATGCGAAAATAATGGTGACGCTAAGGCCGCACAAAAAGACTTGCCCGCACATAACCTGgccctatatgtgtgtgtgtaaatcCTGGTATAGACATTAAATTGCATATCAAACTAACCTACTATATGTATTGTCAAGCTTCAATTCATTCTTGAAATTAAAAGATAATTGATGGCAAGTTTGGAAGTAGTACTGGCAGGCAAATAAGGTTATGTAGGGTTAGGGCATCATGTGGACTTACTTCCGGTTTCTAAGACTTTATGGTGAGGTGATATCCGACATTCGCCCTGCAAAGTTCCGCGAAACTAGACTTTATCTCTGCATTAATAATCATAGAACTCATCCAAATTGATGGAACATTTTATCTATGTTTCCTACACAAACTAATCTGTCTGCTCTGTCACCTGCAATCCCCCATTGCCAGATCTACCAAACTTGTCTGATCTGATCACCATAATCATCACTCACCCAAATCaatacatacaaaaaaaaaaatgaagataatatatatatctacacgTACATACAGTACATACCTTTATGATTTCTTGATTATATTGCTGTATGGTGGGGATCGGAGAGATCTTCGAAGTTATCTCACTTGATCTGCTGTCTTTCTAGCTTGAAAGCTAAAGCTATATATGCAACCCTTTATTGTgcaaaaatgagaaagaagagGGTTATGTGCAGGGAGAAAACCCTAGAAGAAGATATATGGAGTGGAAAAGATGATGATAATGGCGAAGGGTGGAGGGTGAGTGGATCAATATAATCCTGATATTTTTGAAGGATGGAGTGCAAGTGGCACACTAAATAGGGATTATTAGGGCAATAATAATGATTAGGAAAGAGTAACTATTAaatcacttttaaaaaaatcgtTTTTACTCGACCGACATATAAGTTTGAACCTTAAATTTAAAGACATATCATTACTCTTTCTTGCCTCTCAAAAGGGCGGAGGAAGTAAATTACACGATGTGTTTCAACTGGCTTAAATATAGGCTCTCGATCAAATGGTTGCATTGTACAATAATGCCATACACCATGCGGCCgctaacaaaacaaaacttatgaacttattttgtATTGATTGACAAATTGAGATGTATCCTGAGCATGACTTGACCTAAAATATAATTAGCTTACATGCAATTATCAGTGActataaaatgattaaaatcaTTGAAGTAATTTGTTTATACTTGACccgatatatataattagtttaaaCGCAATTATATAATGCAAAATAAGTAGACGATTATAAGTATTAAGtcattaaacaaattaaaatgttgtCCTTCTAACTCCTAATCTTGACTTCATATAAATTTACCATGTTTGTGAGTCTCGCATGGGACTACCCACAGTTGGCATATGGTCATGCTGACCATTCATATAAGAAACGGTGCCGTTTAGCTTAAACTCTGGCCGGCCTTGTGGGCTTTAAGCAAGTGTTAATGGGCTTGTTAGTCGCATTAGTTAGCCCATACTATTTCTATGGTTATCCAGAGCCCAGAGGCGTCGATTTCTGGCGCGCGGCCGTTTCAGAAATCTGCAGCAATGCCGCTTGCTCTGCTCAAGTCCCGCTTGCTCGAATTGTTCACCGGTTTACCTGAATTACACCGGTGAACGTCCGATCTCGTCCTCCTGCAGAAATCTGCAGCGATGCCGAAGCATTACAGGCATGCGGTAAGTTGAACCTCTGCAAGTCTTCTGTTTTATGTTTCGTAAAAAACTAACCGCTGTGATCGCCTCCGATTCAGCCATTATATCGTTTGTTACGTTTCAGGGGAAGAAAATGTAAGGAAAATCCGCCAGATACATAACTAGGTCACAAGCAGTTAATTAAGTCTCTCCAGATCAGTATATCCATGTTCAGGTTATCATATATCACTTTGTTCTCAGTTCAATTTTGtcgattttattttcttatttacttTATACTTTTGTTGTATATAATTTCCTTCTGTTTGACTACCGTAAAAAGTATAATTAGGCATCGACCTCAATGTTTTTGATTAATTAGGCTCTGTTACTTATAAGGTTCTTATTGGTTAAATTTCAAGTGTTTGAGCGCTTGATGCTATTGACACTTctattgatttatttgtttacaGGAAACTATGCATCCTCAAAGCCGAAGATCAAGGGAAATCATCAGACATATCATATCACACGATAGATAATAGGTACCCTAAATTCATTGAAGCATTGAGGGATTTGGATGATTGTCTGAACAGTGTGTATGACATACATACACTGTATGAATTTGTACTACTATATAAGGAAACTTTCTGTCTTTGTTGCATTTTAAGTTGTTGGATTTCCAGCCATTTTCTCATCCTAAAACATACTGTCTAAATTTGTACTATATATAGCTGTGCATGCATCTTCTAATGACTAGTTTCTTGCTAAAATGTGCTGCATgattaatttaattcttttagATTTTCTGTTCACCTGGCTTTTCCCTCTACTTGAAAACATTCATTCTTTTCGGATTTATGGTCTGGTTCCTACAGAGTCTCTGCTATTTGTCATCCCTGCATTTGGTGGTGTTGTCTCATGGGAGGGAGAGGGAGATGTTCAACCGCAGTGGGTTTATATATAGTTCGTAATGGACCATTGTATATTGCCTATCTTGTGTAAACCAATGTTGGGTTTGATTATATAAAGAACAGTAAATGAGACAAAGGGGGTTGCAGGCAGGGGGCTGGGAAAGAGGATTACTTGTTCTTTTAGCAAACtattctttgtttgtgctaCTGATCCCTTCAGTCTGGTCTTGATAGAGTTGGAAACTTTAGaaattgatggatttaattaacccggtagcccgaatcaataaacccgataaGATTATAGGGGATATGACAAGTAACGGATCAAGGTGTACCTCGGAggtattttgtatattgaataatgGATAAAGCTATTACAAGATTGGTAATAACAAGATAATAATGTTGTTAGGACAAAGTATGACAAAGTATGAAGAAGATGTCTTAATAGGACAATGTTACATGTTTTTATACTAATTCCTAGGCCCAACTGCTCGGAGAGAACCACTCTAACGGCCTAGGACCGAGTCTTGCGCCGAGAAGACCGCGTCAAGTCGGGACCCCGAGTCCGGGGCTTGGCCAAGACGACCCCGAGGTCGACTCATGGGCCAGGGTTGCCCTTGAGTCGACCCCGAGGGGTCAAGTCATGGGCCGGGGTCGGCCAAGTCGACCCCGAGGGGTCAACTTGGGCCCAATA
This portion of the Ipomoea triloba cultivar NCNSP0323 chromosome 5, ASM357664v1 genome encodes:
- the LOC116020921 gene encoding oleosin 18.2 kDa-like, whose product is MATRTPTQQLQVHPQYHHGFEAGVKAGHYNNPSHHAAGPSATQILAIITLLPVCGTLLGLAGITLAGTLIGLMVAIPLFLLFSPVIVPAVIAIGLAVTGFLTSGALGLSGLSSLSWLLDYLRQGKSVPEQMVWTKRRMQDAVVQLGQKTKDVGQTIQNTAQDTGKDQGTWTTA
- the LOC116019165 gene encoding LOB domain-containing protein 25-like: MSFSSSPSSSSSSSYSNPPCAACKFLRRKCLPDCIFAPYFPAEEPQQFANVHRIFGASNVGKTLSAIPPHQRQDAVNSLAYEAEARTKDPVYGCVAAISVLQRHVIRLQKELDDANADLMRYATAKPLPHHHQGYPGMEFVTMNQTAAYRDNNQQRASDNEFGMPPPAAGDRSPYYPEVVDADC